In Notamacropus eugenii isolate mMacEug1 chromosome 1, mMacEug1.pri_v2, whole genome shotgun sequence, one genomic interval encodes:
- the LOC140518150 gene encoding C-type lectin domain family 4 member F-like, giving the protein MDTENVYMNIYTRKSPPKSLESEEKIQPQPVYKNLRILYAVLILFALMLVASLTAMTILYSQEKTCLWLHGKPVPCSSIDNATMLAMKMEKSRLETLNASYQSLQHKYRMVLTLLSEDWKLHDGNIYYFSSEKKSWEEAQQSCVSKNSNLTSVTSKKEQAFLSRTAKTTHWIGLTDKDSEGIWHWVDGNPYNQSENKRFWKDNQPDNWDQGIGSTEDCVHLIPGDLRSWNDANCSLKENWICKISL; this is encoded by the exons AGTCAGAGGAAAAGATACAACCACAACCAGTGTACAAGAATCTCAGGATCCTCTATGCTGTCCTCATCCTCTTTGCTCTGATGCTGGTGGCTTCCTTGACAGCGATGACCATTCTGT ACTCTCAGGAAAAGACATGCCTATGGCTACATGGGAAACCAGTGCCTTGCAGCTCCATTGACAATGCAACCATGTTGGctatgaaaatggaaaagagccGTTTGGAGACACTCAATGCTTCCTATCAGTCACTTCAACATAAATACA GGATGGTCCTCACACTCTTGTCTGAAGACTGGAAGCTGCATGATGGGAATATCTACTATTTTTCCAGTGAAAAAAAGTCCTGGGAAGAGGCTCAGCAGTCCTGTGTGTCTAAGAACTCCAACTTGACCTCAGTGACCTCAAAGAAAGAACAG GCATTTCTATCCCGGACAGCTAAAACTACTCATTGGATTGGCCTGACTGACAAAGACAGTGAGGGTATCTGGCACTGGGTGGATGGGAACCCCTATAATCAGTCTGAGAATAAACG GTTCTGGAAGGACAATCAGCCAGACAACTGGGATCAAGGAATTGGATCAACGGAAGATTGTGTCCATTTGATACCTGGAGACCTAAGGTCCTGGAATGATGCGAACTGTAGCCTAAAAGAAAACTGGATCTGCAAGATTTCCCTATAG